TTTTAGAAAACAATATCCGGCTGACCAGCATCGGCCAGACCGATCGGCTGCCCGCGGATGTGCAGGACGCACTGAATGACGCCAAGTTGGCAACCGCGGCTAATGACGGGATGTGGCTGAATCTGGCATTGAGTTACGGCAGCCGGGCTGAAATCGTTGCCGCCGCCCAAAAAATTGCCGTTCAGGTGGCAAACGGCGAAATTAATGCCGCCTCCATAAGTCCCGAGCTAATCAGTCAGCATCTGTATACCGCGGACATGCCGGACCCTGAGCTTCTGATCCGCACCAGCGGCGAATTCCGCATCAGCAACTTTCTTCTCTGGCAGATTGCCTATACGGAAATCCACGTCACCCAGACCCTGTGGCCGGATTTGACGCGGGAGGAGCTGGTCCAAATACTAAAGGATTACCAGCAGCGGGAACGGCGGTTCGGGCGCGTGAGCGGATAGCTATCTTCCGGATTTGGGGCAGGCACGGCGGCCTGTCCTAAACCCTAAACCCTAAACCCTAAACCCTAAACCGTTAAGTTACTTAGAAGAAAGAACCTATCTCCGGATTAACATCCACATGCATTTAAAACGATGGCTCACCAGCATTGTTGCTATTCCGGTTCTGGCCGCATTTCTCTATTATGCCCCGCCCGGCCTGTTTACCCTGTTTATCGGGCTGATCGCCGGCATCGCCCTATGGGAATATTACCGGATTGTATTCAGAAACCTGGAGCCGGCCGCAGGGGTTATTATCCCCCTATGGGGCGGGCTTATCGGACTGGGGCTGCTTTTTGCCGCCTATGCCTCGGCCTGGCATATCCTCCCTGAATTGATTATTGTTAACACACTGGGCACGGCCCTGTTTTCCCTTTTCAGGTTTAAGGCCCACACGGATGTCGTGGATGTAGTGGCCAAAGAGATTCAGGGGCTTGTCTATGTCCCGCTTGCCCTGGCCACGCTGGTTCTGCTAAGGCTTGACACGGAAGGGGTGCAATGGATCTTTTTTCTCCTGTTTGTGGTGTTTGCCGGTGATGTGGGGGCCTTTTATGCGGGACGGTTTTTCGGCCGCCATAAGTTAAGCCCGGCCATCAGCCCGGGCAAAACCGTTGAAGGCGCGGTCGGGGGGATTTTGGCAAACATCGGCGTCGGCTACGGCTTTATGCTCCTTTTTCTGCCGCATCTCTCCATTGCCGGGTGTTTCTTTTTTTTCATCACAGTGGGGATAGCCGGTCAGGCCGGGGATCTCTTTGAGTCTGAATTCAAGCGGGTCAAAGGGGTCAAGGACTCCGGAACAATTCTGCCGGGCCATGGCGGGCTTTTGGACCGCATTGATGCCTTGCTTTTTGCCGCGCCGACCGCATATTTGTTTAAGACTTATATTTTGCCGTTTTTTTAATAAATAATACCTAAAAACCTAATTATGGGTTTTATATATGAAAAATATCTCCATACTGGGTGCCACCGGCTCCATCGGCCGGAACACACTGGCGGTTGCCGCCATGTTTCCGGACCGCTTTGCGGTTAAGGCCCTGACGGCCAAGAACAATATTGAGCTTCTGGCAGACCAGATCGCTCACTTTAAGCCGGAGCTGGCCGCGGTCTATGATGAATCCGGCGCCCGGAAATTAAAGGAACTATTGCCCGCCGGGGCCCGGACCGAAGTTGTGGTCGGTGACAAAGGCTATGAAGCGGCCGCCGCATTGGCGGGTGTGGATGTGGTGGTATCCGCCATTGTGGGCGGGGCCGGACTCCTTCCCACACTGGCCGCCATCCGGGCCGGAAAGGATATTGCCCTGGCCAACAAAGAAACCCTGGTGATGGCCGGCGGCCTCGTCACCCGGGAGGCGGCCCGGGCTGGTGCAGAGATTCGGCCGGTGGACAGCGAGCACAGTGCTATCTTCCAATCCTTATGCGGCAACCGGCGGGAAGATTTAAGAAAAGTGCTGTTAACCGCATCCGGCGGCCCGTTTCGGAATCTGCCCAGAGAGCGGTTTCCCCTGATCACCCCGAATGATGCCTTGGCACATCCCACCTGGGAGATGGGCGCCAAGATCAGTATTGATTCCGCCACCCTGATGAACAAGGGGCTTGAAGTCATCGAAGCCGCTCATCTTTTTGATGTTTCCCATCACTTAATCGAAGTGGTGATTCATCCCCAAAGCATTGTCCATTCGATGGTGTCCTACTGTGACGGATCCGTGATCGCCCAGATGGGGCTGCCGGACATGAAAGGCGCGATCGCCTACGCCCTTTCCGGCCCCGAACGGCTGCAAATGCAGATCCCCCCGCCGGATTTCACCAGTCTCGGGGAGTTGACGTTTGAAGCCCCGGACATGGAAAGCTTTCCCTGCCTGGATCTGGCCTATAAAGCCTGTGATGCCGGCGGCACCATGCCGGCGGTTTTAAACGGCGCCAATGAAGTGGCGGTGGCGGCATTTTTAAAGGAGCAGATCGGATTTCTCCAGATTCCCCGGGTGATTGCCGCGGCCATGGCAGCGCATGAAGCGGTCTTATCACCGGTTATCGAGGAGATCCTGCATGCGGATCGATGGGCCCGGGAGAAGGCGCTTCAGTGGGTGGCGGAGAACGGCGGAGGGCTTGTTTCATGAGTATGATCATCGGCATTGTCATCGTTTTAGGGGTTCTGATCTTTTTCCATGAGCTGGG
The DNA window shown above is from Desulfobacterales bacterium and carries:
- a CDS encoding isoprenyl transferase — protein: MSFNLAQAGLNPAKLPAHIAVIMDGNGRWAKKRLLNRVKGHEKGAETVRTVVRTCREIGIRFLTLYAFSTENWERPKAEITALMTLLKKFLNDEKQELLENNIRLTSIGQTDRLPADVQDALNDAKLATAANDGMWLNLALSYGSRAEIVAAAQKIAVQVANGEINAASISPELISQHLYTADMPDPELLIRTSGEFRISNFLLWQIAYTEIHVTQTLWPDLTREELVQILKDYQQRERRFGRVSG
- a CDS encoding 1-deoxy-D-xylulose-5-phosphate reductoisomerase encodes the protein MKNISILGATGSIGRNTLAVAAMFPDRFAVKALTAKNNIELLADQIAHFKPELAAVYDESGARKLKELLPAGARTEVVVGDKGYEAAAALAGVDVVVSAIVGGAGLLPTLAAIRAGKDIALANKETLVMAGGLVTREAARAGAEIRPVDSEHSAIFQSLCGNRREDLRKVLLTASGGPFRNLPRERFPLITPNDALAHPTWEMGAKISIDSATLMNKGLEVIEAAHLFDVSHHLIEVVIHPQSIVHSMVSYCDGSVIAQMGLPDMKGAIAYALSGPERLQMQIPPPDFTSLGELTFEAPDMESFPCLDLAYKACDAGGTMPAVLNGANEVAVAAFLKEQIGFLQIPRVIAAAMAAHEAVLSPVIEEILHADRWAREKALQWVAENGGGLVS
- a CDS encoding phosphatidate cytidylyltransferase, with the protein product MHLKRWLTSIVAIPVLAAFLYYAPPGLFTLFIGLIAGIALWEYYRIVFRNLEPAAGVIIPLWGGLIGLGLLFAAYASAWHILPELIIVNTLGTALFSLFRFKAHTDVVDVVAKEIQGLVYVPLALATLVLLRLDTEGVQWIFFLLFVVFAGDVGAFYAGRFFGRHKLSPAISPGKTVEGAVGGILANIGVGYGFMLLFLPHLSIAGCFFFFITVGIAGQAGDLFESEFKRVKGVKDSGTILPGHGGLLDRIDALLFAAPTAYLFKTYILPFF